The Desulfoscipio gibsoniae DSM 7213 genome contains a region encoding:
- the glgP gene encoding alpha-glucan family phosphorylase — MFPFRTVTVTPRLPGEIRRLRELAYNLYFSWNNCVVDLFKAINQDLWEEVYHNPVHFLLRVNEADLQRAAASEQFLNQYRQAVDSFDIYMQKKTWYDKYIERAGATGHQVSETPDNSGGDRLNIAGGNSLVAYFSAEFGLHESYPTYSGGLGLLAGDHCKAASDLGLPFVGVGLLYKHGYFTQLINREGRQEAHYHYQNFSKLPITLALDSSGRELVVTVELPGRQVQARIWQIKVGRINILFLDADLPVNSHEDRELTGQLYGGDQETRIGQEILLGMGGVKALRALGLAPTVWHINEGHAAFLQVERLREFVEDKGLPVGVALEALRADSLFTTHTPVPAGHDVFSPEMIDRYFSYLYQRLGLTREQFLQLAYDDARGGFNMTLLALNHCGFCNGVSKLHGAVSRSMFHYLYPNIPLEEVPIGHVTNGVHTLTWLAPEMRKLFNKHLGEEWKDCASSVAPDWHRVDDIPDHELWEVHMELKEKMVHFARRHVAQQRVRNHETLERVKEVENYLRPGVLTIGFARRFATYKRAGLLFRDKYRLASLVNNSERPVQFIFAGKAHPADQPGQDLIEFIYDMAAEDRFRGKIVFLENYDINISRYLLQGVDVWLNTPRRPMEASGTSGMKAAVNGVLNCSVLDGWWPEAYNGNNGFAVGEDWDFPDDDARDQHDFYSLYSLLEKVIVPAYYDQTDGMPGKWVSWMKESVKTIAPHFSTRRMVLEYARNYYLQADQRNQIFSADGYQVCSELCQLKYFLREHWNHIRIIGVEASCAESMHPEEKLRVRATVELGPVPRDNVCVEIVYGEVTRRGLQSINTLPLHEEGTAGSAGQVIYSGDVSLPQGTFGYTVRVRPYSPNFAHHFELPLVCWALSL; from the coding sequence ATGTTTCCTTTTCGCACCGTTACGGTTACCCCCAGGTTGCCCGGGGAGATTAGACGCCTGAGGGAGTTGGCCTATAATTTATATTTCAGCTGGAATAATTGTGTCGTTGATCTATTCAAGGCTATTAATCAAGATTTATGGGAGGAGGTCTACCATAACCCGGTGCATTTTTTATTGCGGGTGAACGAGGCCGATTTACAAAGGGCGGCAGCCAGTGAACAATTTTTAAATCAATACCGGCAAGCTGTAGACTCATTCGATATATATATGCAAAAAAAGACCTGGTATGATAAATATATTGAACGGGCCGGTGCCACCGGGCACCAGGTTTCAGAAACGCCTGACAATTCCGGAGGTGACAGGCTGAATATTGCTGGAGGAAATTCCCTGGTCGCTTATTTTTCCGCCGAATTTGGGCTGCATGAATCATACCCTACTTATTCCGGTGGCCTGGGTTTGCTGGCCGGGGATCACTGCAAGGCGGCCAGTGACCTGGGGCTGCCCTTTGTGGGGGTGGGCCTGCTTTATAAACATGGTTATTTTACCCAGTTAATTAATCGGGAAGGGCGCCAGGAGGCACATTACCATTATCAAAATTTCAGCAAACTGCCTATTACCCTTGCTTTGGACAGCAGCGGCCGGGAGTTGGTGGTAACGGTGGAATTGCCGGGACGGCAGGTGCAGGCCCGGATATGGCAGATTAAGGTGGGCAGGATTAATATCCTTTTCCTGGATGCCGATCTGCCCGTCAACAGCCACGAAGACCGTGAGCTCACCGGGCAATTGTACGGTGGCGACCAGGAGACGCGCATCGGCCAGGAAATTTTGCTTGGCATGGGCGGGGTAAAGGCGCTCAGGGCCTTGGGGCTGGCACCCACAGTGTGGCATATCAACGAGGGGCATGCCGCCTTTTTGCAGGTGGAACGGCTGCGGGAGTTTGTGGAAGATAAGGGTTTGCCGGTGGGGGTGGCCCTGGAGGCGCTGCGGGCCGATAGCTTGTTCACCACCCATACCCCGGTGCCTGCCGGACATGATGTTTTCAGCCCTGAAATGATTGACCGCTACTTCAGTTATCTGTACCAGCGACTGGGTCTTACCCGGGAGCAGTTTTTGCAGCTGGCTTACGATGATGCACGCGGCGGGTTTAATATGACACTGTTGGCTTTGAATCATTGTGGTTTTTGCAACGGGGTCAGTAAATTGCACGGTGCCGTGTCCCGCTCCATGTTTCATTACCTTTACCCCAATATTCCCCTGGAGGAGGTGCCCATCGGGCACGTGACCAACGGTGTGCATACCCTGACCTGGTTGGCTCCGGAGATGCGCAAACTGTTTAACAAGCACCTGGGTGAGGAGTGGAAAGATTGTGCCTCCTCCGTTGCCCCCGATTGGCATCGGGTGGATGATATACCCGATCATGAACTTTGGGAAGTCCATATGGAATTAAAGGAGAAGATGGTGCATTTCGCCCGCCGGCACGTGGCCCAACAGCGGGTGCGCAACCATGAGACACTTGAAAGGGTAAAGGAAGTTGAAAACTATCTTCGCCCAGGGGTGTTGACCATTGGTTTTGCCCGCCGGTTTGCCACTTATAAACGGGCCGGTCTGTTGTTTAGGGATAAATACAGACTAGCCTCACTGGTCAATAACAGTGAACGCCCGGTACAATTTATTTTTGCCGGCAAAGCGCACCCCGCCGACCAGCCTGGACAGGATTTAATTGAATTTATTTATGATATGGCTGCCGAGGATCGATTCCGGGGCAAAATAGTTTTTTTGGAAAATTACGATATAAATATTTCACGCTATTTACTGCAGGGTGTGGATGTTTGGCTGAATACCCCTCGTCGCCCCATGGAGGCCAGTGGTACCAGCGGTATGAAGGCTGCTGTCAATGGTGTGCTGAACTGCAGTGTGCTGGACGGGTGGTGGCCTGAAGCTTATAATGGTAATAACGGATTTGCCGTGGGCGAGGACTGGGATTTCCCCGACGATGACGCCCGGGATCAACATGATTTTTATTCGCTGTACTCATTGCTGGAGAAGGTCATTGTTCCGGCTTATTACGATCAGACAGATGGGATGCCTGGAAAGTGGGTAAGTTGGATGAAAGAGTCTGTTAAAACTATCGCCCCCCATTTCAGTACCCGGCGAATGGTGCTGGAGTATGCCCGGAATTATTACTTACAGGCTGATCAAAGAAATCAAATATTCAGTGCCGATGGATATCAGGTATGCAGTGAGCTGTGTCAGCTAAAATATTTTTTGCGTGAACACTGGAACCACATTAGAATAATAGGTGTGGAAGCCAGCTGTGCTGAAAGCATGCATCCTGAGGAAAAATTGAGGGTAAGGGCCACGGTGGAATTGGGCCCGGTACCCCGGGATAACGTGTGTGTGGAAATTGTGTACGGAGAGGTAACCAGAAGGGGATTACAATCTATTAATACGTTGCCTTTGCATGAGGAAGGCACGGCTGGCAGTGCGGGTCAGGTTATTTACTCGGGAGATGTCAGCCTGCCCCAGGGCACCTTTGGCTACACGGTACGCGTTCGCCCGTACAGCCCCAACTTCGCCCACCATTTTGAGTTACCGCTGGTGTGCTGGGCATTATCTTTATGA
- a CDS encoding DUF4912 domain-containing protein: MINCIDRMELPQWYDENKMVLLVVNPHTAYLYWELAFSQNRAVQEHQPVVRLFELPPGQQDEQPRLVKSIVLPAFTNNWYFNDLQPGCHYQAEMGWEQNGIFYCMIKSNNIIAPPAAPMSTPVQAQWRPVEQRNEVTKAPTNRPPGTVQELIQQMSFYMGINEAS, translated from the coding sequence ATGATAAATTGCATTGACCGTATGGAACTGCCCCAGTGGTACGACGAAAATAAAATGGTTCTACTGGTGGTTAACCCCCATACCGCCTATCTTTACTGGGAACTGGCCTTCAGCCAGAATAGAGCTGTACAAGAGCACCAACCGGTAGTGCGTTTATTTGAACTTCCCCCGGGGCAGCAGGATGAGCAGCCCAGATTGGTAAAAAGCATAGTCCTACCTGCCTTTACCAATAATTGGTATTTTAATGATCTACAACCTGGCTGCCACTACCAGGCAGAAATGGGCTGGGAGCAAAATGGCATTTTTTATTGCATGATCAAATCAAATAATATTATTGCACCGCCCGCTGCGCCTATGTCTACACCGGTTCAAGCCCAATGGCGGCCTGTGGAACAACGGAATGAAGTTACTAAGGCTCCGACCAACCGTCCCCCTGGAACAGTACAAGAACTAATACAGCAAATGTCCTTTTACATGGGCATTAACGAAGCCTCTTGA
- a CDS encoding 1,4-alpha-glucan branching protein domain-containing protein: protein MNTGYLALVLHGHLPYVYHPEMPERLEERWLFEALTECYLPLLNVFESLQKDGVPYRLTISLSPTLITMLDNQMLQERYLKHLQKSIVLAEMERERLQGDPQYIHLAGFYLETLTEIKKQFERYNCNLLKPFKLLQQQGHLEILTTCATHGFLPLMINRSSWRAQIQTALDLYTSHFDHSPAGIWLPECAYAPGVDEALSDYGISYFFVDTHGITHSQPAPLYGTYAPVCTAAGVAAFGRDPASSRQVWDRHSGYPGDPLYREFYRDIGFDLPLDYIGPFLPGGNIRVDTGFKYHRITGSGPHKEPYLPALAREQAARHAENFLQQRCQQVEKAACIINRRPLVVAPYDAELFGHWWFEGPVWINFLCREIASSDALSMITPVEYLQEYPDNQAVELPMCSWGEGGYNQYWLNTSTDWMYKHLHQAEDKMSELADNNPDAHDLTARCLNQAARELLLAQSSDWPFIIHSNTAVEYAEQRFKNHIGRFNILARMLETGNISRDILEDIETRSIFLPDINYYVFCSLGTVKRPAAASASYRILILSWEYPPKTVGGLARHVHDLSCALAALGDEVHIITCPVAGKGIYSLERGVHVHRIHPDLLTAEYFIDWVGQLNKGMTEMSGKLAEVFGPFDLVHAHDWLVGEAGGQICDQMNLPLVATIHATEYGRNQGLHNDLQRHIHSLEHELTRRATLVIGCSRYMGQEITRLFNQPADKIIVIPNGVEPESILPEREKPLSIDDREKSIVFLGRLVPEKGVQVLIEALPLILQKAGPARLFIAGKGPYQPELVELAKGLGIAGRVNFVGFVNDQQRNELLGQSDVAVFPSLYEPFGIVALEAMAAGIPVVVSDTGGLRDIFEHGVDGYCSPPGDAAMLAHYIAELLNNPELALHFARRARRNVAVKFNWHQIASDTLDVYARAISIHTK, encoded by the coding sequence ATGAACACAGGTTACCTGGCCCTGGTACTGCACGGGCATCTCCCTTATGTATACCACCCGGAAATGCCCGAAAGGCTGGAAGAAAGATGGCTGTTTGAAGCACTGACGGAATGCTATCTACCACTGCTAAATGTTTTTGAGTCACTGCAAAAGGATGGGGTGCCTTACCGTCTCACTATTTCCCTTTCCCCAACCTTAATTACAATGCTAGATAACCAAATGTTACAGGAGCGCTACCTGAAACACCTGCAAAAATCCATCGTACTGGCCGAGATGGAACGGGAACGGCTGCAGGGTGACCCACAGTATATACACTTGGCCGGTTTTTATTTGGAAACGCTTACTGAAATAAAAAAACAGTTTGAGCGGTATAACTGCAACTTGCTTAAGCCATTTAAACTACTACAGCAACAAGGTCATCTGGAAATATTGACCACATGCGCCACCCATGGCTTTTTGCCATTGATGATCAACCGGTCCAGCTGGCGGGCTCAAATTCAAACCGCCCTGGATCTTTATACCAGCCATTTCGACCACTCACCGGCAGGCATTTGGCTCCCCGAGTGCGCATATGCACCGGGCGTAGACGAAGCACTTAGCGATTACGGGATTAGTTACTTTTTCGTGGACACCCACGGCATAACCCACAGTCAACCGGCACCGCTTTATGGCACCTACGCGCCGGTCTGCACCGCTGCCGGGGTAGCAGCCTTTGGCCGGGATCCCGCATCCTCCCGGCAGGTATGGGACCGGCACAGCGGCTACCCCGGAGATCCATTATACAGGGAGTTTTACCGGGATATCGGCTTCGACCTGCCACTGGATTATATCGGACCTTTTCTGCCCGGCGGTAATATTCGAGTGGATACCGGTTTTAAGTACCACCGTATCACGGGCAGCGGTCCGCACAAGGAACCATACCTGCCCGCCTTGGCCAGGGAACAGGCGGCCCGGCATGCGGAAAATTTTTTACAACAGCGCTGTCAACAGGTGGAAAAGGCGGCCTGCATCATAAATCGCCGCCCGCTGGTAGTGGCTCCATATGACGCCGAGCTGTTCGGGCACTGGTGGTTTGAAGGCCCGGTCTGGATTAATTTTCTCTGCCGGGAAATCGCCAGCAGCGATGCACTGAGCATGATTACTCCCGTTGAATACCTGCAGGAGTATCCGGATAACCAGGCTGTGGAACTGCCCATGTGCAGCTGGGGCGAGGGCGGCTATAATCAATATTGGCTCAACACCTCCACTGACTGGATGTATAAACACCTGCACCAGGCCGAGGATAAAATGTCCGAACTGGCCGATAACAACCCCGACGCGCATGATTTGACAGCCAGGTGCTTGAACCAGGCGGCCCGGGAACTGCTGCTGGCACAAAGCAGCGACTGGCCATTCATTATTCATTCGAACACGGCGGTGGAATACGCAGAGCAACGGTTTAAAAACCATATTGGACGTTTCAACATACTGGCGCGGATGCTGGAGACAGGTAACATCAGTCGGGATATACTGGAGGATATCGAAACAAGGTCCATTTTTTTGCCCGATATTAATTATTACGTATTCTGCAGCCTCGGTACGGTTAAACGGCCGGCTGCCGCAAGCGCGAGCTACCGAATTTTAATATTATCTTGGGAATACCCACCAAAAACGGTAGGCGGGCTGGCCAGACACGTCCATGATTTATCTTGCGCCCTGGCCGCCCTGGGGGACGAGGTGCACATTATCACCTGCCCGGTGGCGGGCAAAGGAATATACAGCCTGGAACGGGGCGTGCACGTACACCGCATTCACCCTGATTTACTTACCGCTGAGTACTTTATTGATTGGGTTGGCCAGTTAAATAAGGGAATGACAGAGATGTCCGGGAAACTGGCCGAGGTTTTTGGACCTTTCGACCTGGTGCACGCCCATGACTGGCTGGTAGGCGAAGCAGGCGGGCAAATTTGCGACCAAATGAACCTGCCCCTGGTTGCCACCATCCATGCCACCGAATACGGGCGCAACCAGGGACTGCATAATGATTTACAAAGACATATCCACAGCCTGGAACATGAGCTCACCAGACGGGCCACTTTAGTAATCGGCTGCAGCCGTTATATGGGCCAGGAGATAACCCGTTTATTCAACCAGCCAGCTGATAAAATTATTGTGATCCCCAACGGGGTGGAGCCCGAAAGCATATTACCGGAACGGGAAAAACCATTATCCATTGATGACAGAGAAAAAAGCATTGTTTTCCTTGGCCGGCTGGTGCCGGAAAAGGGTGTGCAAGTACTAATCGAAGCACTGCCGTTGATTTTGCAAAAGGCCGGCCCGGCCCGGCTGTTTATTGCCGGTAAGGGACCCTACCAACCGGAGCTGGTGGAGCTGGCCAAAGGGCTGGGCATAGCCGGCCGGGTGAACTTTGTAGGCTTTGTCAACGACCAGCAGCGCAATGAACTGCTGGGCCAATCCGATGTGGCTGTTTTCCCCAGCCTGTACGAACCCTTCGGTATCGTGGCGCTGGAGGCGATGGCCGCAGGTATACCTGTGGTGGTATCCGATACCGGGGGACTGCGGGATATTTTCGAGCACGGAGTTGACGGCTACTGCTCACCACCCGGCGATGCCGCCATGCTTGCCCATTACATTGCCGAGCTGCTCAATAACCCTGAACTGGCCCTACACTTTGCCAGGCGAGCCAGACGCAATGTAGCGGTTAAGTTTAATTGGCATCAAATTGCATCCGACACCCTGGATGTTTACGCAAGAGCCATCAGCATACACACAAAATAA
- the spoVT gene encoding stage V sporulation protein T encodes MKATGIVRRIDDLGRVVIPKEIRRTMRIREGEPLEIYVDREGEVILKKYSPINELGEFAKEYADSLHEALGHVVCIADRDEIIAVSGGFKKELMKKPISGMLEEFINNRQTQIVEEEHSLAADERTMFKNSVISPIIANGDAIGAVIITSSGDDRMGDLEKKLSETAASFLAKQMEE; translated from the coding sequence ATGAAAGCTACTGGTATTGTGAGAAGGATAGATGACCTTGGCCGCGTTGTTATCCCCAAGGAAATTAGACGTACCATGCGAATCCGTGAAGGCGAGCCACTAGAGATATACGTAGATCGTGAGGGGGAGGTAATATTAAAGAAATACTCCCCCATTAATGAACTGGGTGAATTTGCTAAAGAGTACGCTGATTCATTGCATGAAGCTCTGGGGCATGTGGTATGTATTGCCGACCGTGATGAAATAATAGCTGTCTCCGGGGGCTTTAAAAAAGAATTAATGAAAAAACCCATCAGCGGAATGCTTGAAGAGTTCATCAATAACCGGCAGACCCAGATTGTCGAAGAGGAGCACAGCTTGGCTGCGGATGAGCGGACAATGTTTAAAAATAGTGTCATTTCGCCTATTATTGCCAATGGGGATGCCATTGGGGCCGTGATCATTACCAGTAGTGGGGATGATCGCATGGGTGACCTGGAGAAAAAACTCTCAGAAACAGCGGCCTCGTTTTTAGCCAAACAAATGGAAGAATAA
- a CDS encoding succinate dehydrogenase, whose protein sequence is MLQRTLSKSNKTDLYLDLLELASGFILVGFLWTHMLFVATIIISPETFNMLSEFLDTYYLSYIGIPFIVVVALMHFVIAGRRIPTRMQEQRIVWQHAKMLRHTDTWTWVFQAITGMAILVLASIHVWLVVTGWPIRDFTSAQRMESFWWFYLVLLIVGEYHAGFGIYRQFVKWGWFPRKPIGYISKAITAVILVLGLAAMVVFIQLGGTL, encoded by the coding sequence TTGCTACAAAGAACCCTATCCAAAAGCAACAAAACAGATCTGTACCTGGATCTGCTTGAATTAGCCAGCGGGTTTATTCTGGTGGGATTTTTGTGGACTCATATGCTGTTCGTGGCCACCATAATAATCTCTCCGGAAACGTTTAACATGTTATCCGAATTTTTAGATACCTATTACCTGTCGTATATCGGCATCCCGTTTATTGTAGTAGTTGCACTGATGCACTTTGTTATCGCGGGACGCCGCATACCCACCCGGATGCAAGAACAGCGCATTGTCTGGCAGCACGCTAAAATGCTGCGCCACACCGATACCTGGACCTGGGTGTTCCAGGCCATCACAGGTATGGCTATTTTAGTGCTGGCCAGTATCCACGTATGGCTAGTAGTCACAGGATGGCCTATCCGCGACTTTACCAGCGCCCAGCGAATGGAATCATTTTGGTGGTTTTATCTGGTATTGCTTATTGTAGGTGAGTATCACGCCGGATTCGGTATTTACCGTCAATTCGTTAAATGGGGCTGGTTCCCGCGCAAACCTATCGGTTATATTTCTAAAGCTATTACCGCCGTAATACTTGTCCTGGGCCTGGCGGCAATGGTAGTCTTTATCCAGTTAGGAGGTACCCTATGA
- a CDS encoding fumarate reductase flavoprotein subunit: protein MSIYQTHITDVLIVGAGLAGERIAVESASQGHDVTLLSLVPPRRSHSTAAQGGMQASLGNCAMGEGDNSDVHFADTVKGSDWGCDQEVARMFVETAPLAVREMAIWGVPWNRVVAGQRKLPDGRVIEEKKEKEGLITARDFGGTAKWRTCYTADGTGHTLQYTMDSMVVKMGITVHDRTEAISLIHDGERCVGVVARCLRTGDLRVYIAKTTVICTGGYGRLYSASTNAVINEGNGMFVALNTGIVPLGNMEAVQFHPTGMVPVWILITEGARGDGGYLLDKNLYRFMPDYEPKKKELASRDVVSRRMTQHMRAGHGVDSPYGPHLWLDIRHLGAQHINTNLREIANIARNFAGVDPVKDLIPVRPTQHYSMGGVRTNKDGAAYGLKNLFAAGEAACWDLHGFNRLGGNSLAETITAGQIIGKKVAEFTKDATLSYSYKLVDDAVKEQENRIKALVHGWNGKESVYEVRNEMEKNLMDYVGIFRNGKDLQTAVNNLQEVYHRSLKIGLKSNGEGPNPELAQALRMTGMVRLALCIAYGALMRTESRGSHAREDYPKRDDTNWLKRTLAYWPEGADLPELKYEPVKITELPPGDRGYGESSAQSKGGK, encoded by the coding sequence ATGAGCATATACCAAACACATATAACTGATGTACTAATCGTAGGTGCAGGCCTGGCCGGTGAAAGAATTGCCGTAGAATCGGCTTCCCAAGGACATGATGTAACACTATTAAGCCTGGTACCGCCGCGCCGTTCTCACAGTACCGCGGCCCAGGGCGGCATGCAGGCGTCTTTGGGCAACTGCGCCATGGGTGAAGGCGACAACTCCGATGTGCACTTTGCTGATACTGTAAAAGGCTCAGACTGGGGATGTGACCAGGAAGTAGCCAGAATGTTCGTAGAAACCGCACCACTGGCAGTGCGGGAAATGGCCATCTGGGGCGTACCCTGGAACCGCGTGGTTGCGGGACAGAGAAAACTCCCCGACGGCCGGGTGATCGAAGAGAAAAAGGAAAAGGAAGGACTGATCACAGCCCGGGACTTCGGCGGCACAGCCAAATGGCGTACCTGCTATACCGCCGACGGCACGGGTCATACCCTGCAATACACTATGGATAGCATGGTGGTTAAAATGGGTATCACAGTGCATGACCGCACCGAGGCCATTTCCCTCATTCACGATGGAGAACGGTGCGTTGGCGTTGTGGCCCGCTGCCTGCGTACCGGCGACCTGAGAGTATATATAGCTAAAACAACAGTCATCTGCACCGGTGGCTACGGCCGCCTGTATAGCGCCTCCACCAACGCAGTAATTAACGAGGGCAACGGCATGTTCGTGGCCTTGAACACAGGCATCGTTCCCCTGGGGAACATGGAGGCCGTGCAATTCCACCCCACGGGCATGGTGCCGGTGTGGATTCTCATCACTGAGGGCGCCCGGGGTGACGGTGGCTACCTGTTGGATAAAAATTTATACCGGTTTATGCCTGATTACGAGCCCAAGAAAAAAGAACTGGCCTCCCGGGACGTGGTGTCCCGCCGCATGACACAGCACATGCGAGCCGGTCATGGCGTAGATAGCCCCTACGGGCCGCACCTGTGGCTGGACATCCGGCATCTGGGCGCCCAGCATATTAATACCAACCTGCGGGAAATCGCCAACATCGCCCGCAACTTTGCCGGGGTTGACCCGGTGAAAGATTTAATCCCCGTGCGCCCAACCCAGCACTATAGCATGGGCGGCGTGCGCACCAACAAAGACGGCGCTGCTTACGGCCTGAAGAACCTGTTTGCCGCAGGCGAAGCAGCCTGCTGGGACTTGCACGGCTTCAACCGCCTGGGTGGTAATTCCCTGGCCGAGACCATCACCGCCGGCCAGATTATCGGTAAAAAGGTGGCCGAGTTCACCAAGGACGCTACCTTATCATACAGTTATAAACTTGTGGACGATGCCGTCAAAGAGCAGGAAAACCGCATCAAGGCCCTGGTGCATGGCTGGAACGGTAAAGAAAGCGTATATGAAGTCCGCAATGAAATGGAAAAGAACTTGATGGATTATGTAGGAATTTTCCGCAATGGTAAAGACTTACAAACCGCAGTGAATAACCTGCAGGAAGTTTACCACCGTTCGCTTAAGATTGGCTTAAAATCCAACGGCGAAGGTCCCAACCCGGAACTTGCCCAGGCGCTGCGCATGACCGGCATGGTGCGACTGGCACTGTGCATAGCCTACGGCGCGCTGATGCGCACCGAAAGCCGCGGCAGCCACGCCCGGGAGGATTATCCCAAGCGGGACGACACCAATTGGCTCAAGCGCACCCTGGCTTACTGGCCTGAAGGCGCGGACCTGCCTGAATTGAAATATGAGCCCGTCAAGATTACCGAACTGCCGCCTGGAGACCGCGGTTACGGCGAATCCTCGGCTCAATCCAAAGGAGGCAAATAA
- a CDS encoding fumarate reductase iron-sulfur subunit, whose amino-acid sequence MADRELTFEIFRYNPAKPEIKPQMQTYKLKETTGMTIFVALNMIREEQDPSLMFDFVCRAAICGSCAMIINGRPKLACKTLTRSLPKKIKLFPLPVFKLIGDLSVDTGTWFRNLSLKTESWVHTSKTFDPTKQEERMDNKTALEIYEAERCIECGCCIAGCATANIRDEFLGAAGINRVARFMVDPRDERTPEQYFEVVGCEEGAFGCMGLMACDDNCPMELPLQMQLAFVRRKMASIGLGVKQESKVKMGVG is encoded by the coding sequence ATGGCTGATCGTGAGTTAACCTTTGAAATATTTCGCTATAATCCTGCCAAACCCGAAATAAAGCCGCAAATGCAGACATATAAACTCAAAGAAACCACGGGCATGACCATATTTGTGGCTCTGAATATGATTCGTGAAGAACAGGACCCGTCACTTATGTTTGACTTCGTGTGCCGAGCCGCCATTTGCGGCTCCTGCGCCATGATTATCAACGGGCGTCCCAAGTTGGCTTGCAAAACACTGACCAGGTCACTGCCCAAGAAAATTAAATTGTTCCCATTGCCCGTCTTTAAATTAATTGGCGATTTATCCGTGGACACCGGTACCTGGTTCAGGAACCTGTCCCTGAAGACTGAATCATGGGTGCATACCAGTAAAACATTTGACCCCACGAAACAGGAAGAGCGCATGGACAATAAAACCGCCCTGGAGATCTACGAAGCGGAGCGCTGCATTGAGTGCGGCTGCTGCATTGCAGGCTGCGCCACCGCCAACATCAGGGATGAGTTTCTAGGCGCGGCCGGTATTAACCGGGTTGCCCGGTTCATGGTGGACCCCCGGGACGAGCGCACCCCGGAGCAGTATTTTGAAGTAGTAGGCTGCGAGGAAGGAGCCTTCGGCTGCATGGGTCTAATGGCATGCGACGACAACTGCCCTATGGAGCTACCCCTGCAAATGCAGCTGGCCTTTGTCCGGCGCAAAATGGCCTCCATCGGCCTAGGCGTCAAGCAGGAGAGCAAAGTCAAAATGGGTGTCGGCTAA
- a CDS encoding spore coat protein produces the protein MKTGTRQAMVISEVLRSNASMIDHYNLYMNSCQDQQLRSILDRQQRHTLDSFQRLTQMMQSHGLDISNIPMPTTMSMTGTGAMATATTTSAPAPYGTQWTAPQYSTGQTGTVPYTMQHSIGSQGISMSTPTRTEAPLGVPMGMQTGMQTGAQAASNTGFNDHAIAEGALQFHKCGADINTRAALESSEPHIRTALTNMARNCIEMSYEIYTYMSQRGWYQLPNTPQNFISHSPTQQQQQQYTHQ, from the coding sequence ATGAAAACAGGAACCCGCCAGGCAATGGTAATCAGCGAAGTATTACGGAGTAACGCCAGCATGATTGATCACTACAACCTATACATGAATAGCTGTCAGGACCAGCAGCTGCGCTCCATACTGGATCGTCAGCAAAGGCACACCCTGGACAGTTTTCAAAGACTTACCCAAATGATGCAAAGTCACGGACTGGACATAAGCAATATCCCAATGCCTACAACCATGTCCATGACCGGCACAGGCGCAATGGCCACCGCCACGACAACTTCCGCCCCCGCGCCATACGGCACCCAGTGGACTGCACCACAGTACAGCACCGGGCAAACCGGTACCGTACCCTATACCATGCAGCACTCTATAGGCAGCCAGGGAATTAGCATGTCAACGCCCACCCGTACGGAAGCCCCGCTGGGCGTGCCAATGGGTATGCAAACAGGCATGCAAACCGGCGCTCAGGCTGCCTCAAACACCGGTTTTAATGACCACGCAATCGCCGAGGGGGCACTGCAATTCCACAAATGCGGCGCAGATATCAATACCCGGGCCGCTCTGGAAAGTTCCGAGCCCCATATCCGTACTGCATTGACCAACATGGCCCGCAATTGCATTGAAATGTCCTACGAGATCTATACCTATATGTCCCAGCGGGGCTGGTATCAATTACCCAACACCCCGCAAAACTTTATCTCCCACTCACCAACGCAGCAGCAGCAACAGCAGTACACCCATCAGTAA